A portion of the Streptomyces platensis genome contains these proteins:
- a CDS encoding type 1 glutamine amidotransferase domain-containing protein: MQAAFLVAPEGTEEVELTRPWQAVTDAGGGPTLVSTHAGKVQAFHHLDKADTFPVDLTVDEATAADFDGLVLPGGVANPDALRLDRRAVAFIKSFFDAGRPVAAICHAPWTLIEADVVRGRTLTSWPSLRTDIRNAGGTWVDEQVKICTAGPNTLITSRKPADLEAFCAAFVSEFSH, translated from the coding sequence ATGCAGGCGGCGTTTCTGGTGGCTCCCGAGGGCACCGAAGAGGTCGAGCTGACCCGGCCGTGGCAGGCGGTGACCGACGCGGGCGGCGGCCCGACGCTGGTCTCCACCCACGCGGGCAAGGTGCAGGCGTTCCACCACCTGGACAAGGCGGACACCTTCCCCGTCGATCTGACGGTGGACGAGGCGACCGCGGCGGACTTCGACGGACTGGTGCTGCCCGGCGGGGTCGCCAACCCGGACGCCCTGCGGCTGGACCGGCGGGCCGTGGCGTTCATCAAGTCCTTCTTCGACGCCGGACGGCCGGTGGCCGCGATCTGCCATGCGCCGTGGACGCTGATCGAGGCCGATGTGGTGCGTGGCCGCACCCTGACCTCCTGGCCGAGCCTGCGGACCGACATCCGGAACGCGGGCGGCACCTGGGTCGACGAGCAGGTCAAGATCTGCACCGCCGGACCGAACACCCTGATCACCAGCCGGAAGCCGGCCGATCTGGAGGCCTTCTGCGCGGCGTTCGTCTCGGAGTTCTCGCACTGA
- the lpdA gene encoding dihydrolipoyl dehydrogenase, which produces MSETDPNTTDVIVIGGGTGGYSTALRAASLGLRVVLAERELIGGTCLHRGCIPSKAMLHAAELVDGIAEARERWGVKATVDSLDWPALVATRDTIVARNHQGVAGHLRTAGVRVLKGTARLTGPRTVHVEDAGEFTARRGIVLATGSRPKMLPGLAADGRRVVTSDDALFAAGLPASVLVLGGGAIGVEYASFHRSMGAEVTLAEAAGRLLPMEDEDVGRHLARGLKKRGIAVRTGSALTGTELLPDGVRATVRTPKGEELVIEAERLLVAVGRAPVTDGLDLAAAGLAADGRGFVAPADWSRLETAVPGIHVVGDLLPPPSPGLAHASFAEGLLVAETLAGLPSRAVDYAAVPRVTYSSPQTASVGRTEAEARAGGLDIKVNTMPLAATAKGMVHGQGGMVKVIAAADGAGGEATGTVLGVHLVGPHVSEMIAESQLIVGWDAEPADVAQHIHAHPTLSEAVGEAFLTLAGRGLHQH; this is translated from the coding sequence ATGAGTGAGACAGACCCGAACACGACGGACGTCATCGTCATCGGCGGCGGCACCGGCGGCTACAGCACCGCCCTGCGCGCCGCGTCCCTGGGGCTGCGGGTGGTGCTGGCCGAACGCGAGCTGATCGGCGGCACCTGTCTGCACCGCGGCTGCATCCCCAGCAAGGCCATGCTGCACGCGGCCGAGTTGGTGGACGGCATCGCGGAGGCCCGCGAACGGTGGGGCGTCAAGGCCACCGTCGACTCCCTGGACTGGCCGGCCCTGGTGGCCACCCGCGACACCATCGTCGCCCGCAACCACCAGGGGGTGGCCGGGCACTTGCGGACGGCGGGGGTGCGGGTCCTCAAGGGCACCGCGCGGCTGACCGGGCCCCGTACGGTCCACGTCGAGGACGCCGGGGAGTTCACCGCGCGGCGCGGCATCGTGCTGGCCACCGGCTCCCGGCCGAAGATGCTGCCGGGCCTGGCCGCGGACGGCCGACGGGTGGTGACCAGCGACGACGCACTGTTCGCGGCCGGACTTCCGGCGTCCGTCCTCGTTTTGGGCGGCGGGGCGATCGGCGTCGAGTACGCGTCCTTCCACCGCTCCATGGGGGCCGAGGTCACCCTCGCCGAGGCGGCCGGGCGGCTGCTTCCGATGGAGGACGAGGACGTGGGCCGCCATCTGGCGCGCGGACTGAAGAAGCGCGGTATCGCGGTCCGTACGGGCTCGGCGCTCACCGGTACCGAGCTGCTGCCGGACGGGGTGCGGGCCACCGTGCGCACCCCGAAGGGCGAGGAGCTGGTGATCGAGGCCGAGCGGCTGCTGGTCGCGGTGGGGCGGGCCCCGGTGACGGACGGGCTGGATCTGGCGGCAGCCGGGCTGGCGGCGGACGGGCGGGGGTTCGTCGCCCCGGCGGACTGGTCACGGCTGGAGACCGCCGTCCCGGGCATCCATGTGGTCGGCGATCTGCTGCCGCCGCCGTCCCCGGGCCTGGCCCATGCGTCCTTCGCGGAGGGCCTGTTGGTGGCCGAGACGCTGGCGGGCCTGCCGTCGCGGGCGGTGGACTACGCGGCCGTGCCACGGGTGACGTACTCCTCGCCGCAGACCGCGTCGGTCGGCCGGACCGAGGCCGAGGCCCGCGCCGGCGGCCTGGACATCAAGGTGAACACCATGCCGCTGGCCGCCACCGCCAAGGGCATGGTGCACGGCCAGGGCGGCATGGTGAAGGTGATCGCGGCGGCGGACGGTGCGGGCGGCGAGGCCACTGGCACGGTGCTCGGCGTCCATCTCGTCGGGCCACATGTCTCGGAGATGATCGCGGAGAGCCAGCTGATCGTGGGCTGGGACGCCGAACCGGCCGATGTCGCCCAGCACATCCACGCCCATCCGACGCTGTCGGAGGCGGTCGGCGAGGCGTTTCTGACGCTGGCGGGGCGGGGGCTGCACCAGCACTGA
- the treZ gene encoding malto-oligosyltrehalose trehalohydrolase, protein MLFEVWAPQAGRVALQWAGNRAGEPPVPMERDAARAGWWRAEAPARDGDRYAFRLDGGPPLPDPRAARLPEGPGGPAAVVEHDRFGWRHPWPGRPLPGAVLYELHIGTYTPEGTFDAAAARLRHLADLGITHVSLMPVCPFPGTHGWGYDGVAPWAVHEPYGGPDGLKRFVDTAHEHGLGVVLDVVHNHLGPSGNPLPAFGPYFTDTHQTPWGAAVNLDAPGSDEVRAYFLSSALSWLRDYRLDGLRLDAVHALHDDRSPHFLAALSAAVDALAGRLRRPLFLVAESDLNDPRTTAPRADGGQGLHAQWNDDFHHALHTALTGESQGYYADFARAPLAALAKTLTGGFFHDGTYSAFRGRRHGAPLDLRVTPAYRLLAYAQTHDQIGNRALGDRLAAGLSPGLLACAATLVLCAPFTPMLFMGEEWGATTPWQYFTDHQDPELAEAVREGRRREFTAHEWAGDAGDWPDPQDPATRDRCVLDWTEPAREPHTALLAWHRTLLTLRHELPPLTDPDPRHTAVHYDEAARWLLLRRGPLRVAVNLAPDTTAAIPVGDGGAGLQALAGWPGARLPDTDGVLRLPPESAVVLGP, encoded by the coding sequence GTGCTGTTCGAGGTGTGGGCGCCACAGGCCGGGCGGGTCGCTCTCCAGTGGGCGGGGAACCGGGCGGGCGAGCCGCCGGTCCCGATGGAGCGCGACGCCGCCCGCGCGGGCTGGTGGCGGGCCGAGGCACCGGCCCGGGACGGGGACCGGTACGCCTTCCGGCTGGACGGCGGGCCGCCGCTGCCCGATCCACGGGCCGCCCGGCTGCCGGAGGGCCCCGGCGGGCCCGCCGCGGTCGTCGAACACGACCGGTTCGGCTGGCGGCATCCCTGGCCGGGCCGCCCGCTGCCCGGCGCGGTCCTCTACGAACTGCACATCGGGACCTACACCCCCGAGGGCACCTTCGACGCCGCCGCCGCGCGGCTGCGGCACCTCGCCGACCTGGGCATCACCCATGTCTCCCTGATGCCGGTCTGCCCGTTCCCCGGCACCCATGGGTGGGGCTACGACGGAGTCGCGCCCTGGGCTGTGCACGAACCGTACGGCGGGCCGGACGGGCTCAAACGGTTCGTGGACACGGCGCACGAGCACGGACTGGGGGTCGTGCTCGACGTGGTGCACAACCACCTCGGCCCCTCCGGCAACCCTCTCCCGGCGTTCGGGCCGTACTTCACCGACACCCATCAGACCCCGTGGGGCGCGGCGGTCAATCTCGACGCCCCCGGTTCCGACGAGGTGCGCGCCTACTTCCTCAGCAGTGCGCTCTCCTGGCTGCGCGACTACCGGCTCGACGGACTGCGGCTGGACGCCGTGCACGCCCTGCACGACGACCGCTCCCCGCACTTCCTGGCCGCACTGTCCGCCGCCGTCGACGCACTGGCCGGGCGGCTGCGGCGCCCGCTGTTCCTGGTCGCCGAGTCCGATCTCAACGATCCGCGCACCACCGCGCCCCGGGCGGACGGCGGACAGGGGCTGCACGCCCAGTGGAACGACGACTTCCATCACGCCCTGCACACCGCGCTCACCGGCGAATCCCAGGGCTATTACGCCGACTTCGCGCGGGCCCCGCTCGCCGCCCTCGCCAAGACGCTGACCGGCGGCTTCTTCCACGACGGTACGTACTCCGCCTTCCGCGGGCGGCGGCACGGCGCACCGCTCGATCTGCGGGTCACGCCCGCGTACCGGCTGCTGGCCTACGCCCAGACGCACGACCAGATCGGCAACCGCGCGCTCGGCGACCGGCTCGCCGCCGGCCTCTCCCCCGGCCTGCTCGCCTGCGCCGCCACCCTGGTGCTGTGTGCGCCGTTCACCCCGATGCTGTTCATGGGCGAGGAGTGGGGCGCGACCACCCCGTGGCAGTACTTCACCGATCACCAGGATCCGGAGCTGGCGGAGGCCGTACGGGAGGGGCGGCGGCGCGAGTTCACCGCGCACGAGTGGGCCGGTGACGCCGGGGACTGGCCCGACCCGCAGGACCCGGCGACCCGCGACCGCTGCGTCCTGGACTGGACCGAACCGGCCCGGGAGCCGCACACCGCACTGCTGGCCTGGCATCGCACCCTGCTGACGCTCCGCCATGAGCTGCCCCCGCTGACCGACCCCGACCCGCGGCACACCGCCGTCCACTACGACGAGGCGGCCCGCTGGCTCCTGCTGCGGCGCGGTCCGCTACGGGTGGCGGTCAATCTCGCGCCGGACACCACGGCCGCCATCCCCGTGGGCGACGGCGGCGCCGGGCTCCAGGCCCTGGCCGGCTGGCCCGGCGCCCGGCTCCCCGACACGGACGGGGTGCTGCGGCTCCCTCCGGAATCGGCGGTGGTGCTGGGGCCCTAA
- the treY gene encoding malto-oligosyltrehalose synthase: MTQPSSPSPTATYRLQLQPDFPFAAAERAVPHLAALGISHLHLSPVLEAVPGSTHGYDVVDHTAVRAELGGETGLRALAATARAHGLGLVVDLVPNHMAVPEPMSLNGPLWQVLRDGPASPYARWFDIDWGAAHGGRLLLPVLGGRIGEERRHFRVEGEVLRYHGHAFPLRPGTEKLPPDRLLEAQWYRLAWWRLARSELNYRRFFTISELIGVRVEDPEVFEATHGTVLRLMAEGVIDGLRIDHPDGLADPGGYLARLHERTGGRWTVVEKILTGDERLPDSWACAGTTGYDALRHIDGLFVCPQGAGRLFSHYRDFVTPLADEGGDWEETVRRAAYEVVTHDLATEIERLVRTAARISARAPGPGDHATWALRHALRELLVRLPVYRPYAADPTRADQDAAMLDAAAAQARTAFRVPEEARAVDLIRDLALGLLTDPPEHDGTDCADFTARFAQTASALHAKSVEDTAFYRYPVLLSACEVGGGPGEPALAPEVFHAYCARLQRDRPASGTVLSTHDTKRSADVRARIAVLSECPDRWRDVLGAMGDDAVCGRTASAVDGFGPADPMVSWLAWQTAFGLGAAGDGEAAERVAPAVLKAAREAGLRTSWTERSAGYEDAVEEFVRNGPCGPAAAPLAALDGELAPFVRANVLGATLLQLTMPGVPDLYQGTELGYAALVDPDNRRPARFRPELLTALDAGSPPGDLSGEKLRLTAAALRLRREHPQWFGAAASYEPVYGEGPAAEHCVAFCRGGRVLTVVTRLSLRLVETGGWWDTLLRLPSEGPWRELLTGRELPGGAVVGLSDLLAESPVALFVRE; the protein is encoded by the coding sequence ATGACGCAGCCCTCAAGTCCGTCGCCGACCGCCACCTACCGGCTGCAACTACAGCCGGACTTCCCGTTCGCCGCCGCCGAGCGGGCCGTCCCGCATCTGGCCGCGCTCGGCATCTCCCATCTGCACCTCTCTCCGGTGCTGGAGGCGGTGCCGGGCTCCACACACGGCTACGACGTGGTCGACCACACGGCCGTACGGGCCGAGCTGGGCGGCGAGACCGGGCTGCGGGCGCTGGCGGCGACGGCCCGCGCGCACGGCCTCGGGCTCGTCGTCGACCTGGTGCCGAACCATATGGCGGTGCCGGAGCCGATGTCGCTGAACGGGCCGCTGTGGCAGGTGCTGCGGGACGGCCCGGCGTCCCCGTACGCGCGCTGGTTCGACATCGACTGGGGCGCGGCGCACGGCGGACGGCTGCTGCTGCCGGTGCTCGGCGGCCGGATCGGCGAGGAGCGGCGGCACTTCCGCGTCGAGGGCGAGGTGCTGCGCTACCACGGGCATGCCTTCCCGCTGCGCCCCGGGACCGAGAAGCTGCCGCCGGACCGCCTCCTGGAGGCCCAGTGGTACCGCCTCGCCTGGTGGCGGCTGGCCCGCAGCGAGCTGAACTACCGCCGCTTCTTCACCATTTCGGAGCTGATCGGGGTGCGCGTCGAGGACCCCGAGGTGTTCGAGGCGACCCATGGCACGGTGCTGCGGCTGATGGCTGAGGGCGTCATCGACGGGCTGCGCATCGACCACCCGGACGGTCTGGCGGACCCCGGCGGCTATCTGGCCCGGCTGCACGAGCGGACCGGCGGCCGCTGGACGGTGGTGGAGAAGATCCTCACCGGCGACGAGCGTCTCCCGGACAGCTGGGCCTGTGCGGGCACCACCGGCTACGACGCCCTGCGGCACATCGACGGGCTGTTCGTCTGCCCCCAGGGCGCCGGACGGCTGTTCTCCCACTACCGGGACTTCGTCACCCCGCTGGCCGACGAGGGCGGCGACTGGGAGGAGACGGTGCGCCGGGCCGCGTACGAGGTCGTCACCCACGATCTGGCCACCGAGATCGAACGGCTGGTGCGGACCGCGGCGCGGATCAGCGCCCGCGCCCCCGGGCCGGGCGACCATGCGACCTGGGCGCTGCGGCACGCCCTTCGTGAGCTGCTGGTGCGGCTGCCGGTCTACCGCCCCTATGCCGCGGATCCGACACGGGCCGATCAGGACGCGGCCATGCTGGACGCGGCGGCGGCGCAGGCGCGTACCGCCTTCCGGGTGCCCGAGGAGGCGCGGGCGGTCGATCTGATCCGCGATCTGGCGCTCGGCCTGCTGACCGACCCCCCGGAGCACGACGGCACGGACTGCGCCGACTTCACCGCGCGGTTCGCGCAGACCGCGTCCGCGCTGCACGCCAAATCCGTGGAGGACACCGCCTTCTACCGCTATCCGGTGCTGCTGTCGGCGTGCGAGGTCGGCGGGGGTCCGGGGGAGCCGGCGCTCGCCCCGGAGGTGTTCCATGCGTACTGCGCCCGGCTCCAGCGGGACCGCCCGGCGTCCGGCACCGTGCTCTCCACCCACGACACCAAGCGCAGCGCCGATGTACGGGCGCGGATCGCGGTGCTGTCGGAGTGCCCGGACCGGTGGCGGGATGTGCTCGGGGCGATGGGCGACGACGCGGTGTGCGGCCGCACGGCGAGCGCGGTGGACGGGTTCGGCCCGGCGGACCCGATGGTGTCGTGGCTGGCCTGGCAGACCGCGTTCGGCCTGGGTGCGGCCGGTGACGGCGAGGCGGCGGAGCGGGTGGCGCCCGCGGTGCTCAAGGCCGCGCGGGAGGCCGGGCTGCGCACCTCGTGGACGGAGCGGAGCGCGGGCTACGAGGACGCCGTCGAGGAGTTCGTCCGTAACGGGCCCTGTGGTCCCGCGGCCGCCCCGCTCGCCGCGCTGGACGGGGAGCTCGCCCCGTTCGTCCGCGCGAATGTGCTGGGCGCGACGCTGCTCCAGCTCACCATGCCGGGCGTCCCCGACCTCTATCAGGGCACCGAGCTCGGCTATGCCGCGCTGGTCGACCCGGACAACCGGCGGCCGGCCCGTTTTCGCCCCGAGCTGCTCACCGCGCTGGACGCCGGGAGCCCGCCGGGGGATCTGTCCGGTGAGAAGCTCCGGCTGACCGCCGCGGCGCTGCGGCTGCGGCGCGAGCATCCGCAGTGGTTCGGCGCGGCGGCCTCGTACGAGCCGGTGTACGGGGAGGGCCCGGCGGCCGAGCACTGTGTGGCGTTCTGCCGCGGCGGGCGGGTGCTGACGGTGGTGACCCGGCTGTCGCTGCGGCTGGTGGAGACCGGCGGCTGGTGGGACACCCTGCTGCGGCTGCCGTCGGAGGGCCCCTGGCGCGAGCTGCTGACCGGGCGCGAGCTGCCGGGCGGCGCGGTGGTGGGGCTGAGCGACCTGCTGGCGGAGTCACCGGTGGCGCTGTTCGTCCGCGAGTGA
- a CDS encoding PucR family transcriptional regulator, producing the protein MPLHISDLLARPDLRLSVTYDVPPPLLARTIEAATVSDLPAPGKWLQGGELLMTIGLLLPREPAACRAYVRDVAEGGAACLALGLGQGLPYQEAPEPLVTAAGEAGLPLLTVPDGVPFIAVTKAVFEARAEEQRERLQRAFATQRRLTAAATGDGLRPMLAEWTAATGVGAAVFDPLGRLLAAGERAQRTPPAPARDLIERVAARGLRGSASSTAAGQQLEVQPLGARRLRGLLLLTGRPDDAARSVVPGLVSLLSLELERRHLRDEPERRRRSALLSELLAAEDPAAGRARDMLRSVGLTAERVRGVVVAAGGGAGDRGASAAPGAGAGAPDGAAQEMAADLALAMPGGLVRVVDGAPGTVIEAVVGEDLDIRDVLARFAPGCPAGIGPATAPEAVRVSVRQATGLLAVSRSSGEPAEARQSQASRLLLDLGDRRTLHGYADTVLGPLDLADNGEELTATLAAWLETGGAWDATSRRLGVHRHTVRNRLDKAMDLTGRRLDDPDDRFDLWLATRIRRGDTATGTDGRPAAPPPGR; encoded by the coding sequence ATGCCCCTGCATATCTCCGATCTGCTGGCCCGGCCCGATCTCCGGCTGTCGGTCACCTACGACGTGCCGCCGCCGCTGCTGGCCCGCACGATCGAAGCGGCGACGGTCTCGGATCTGCCGGCGCCGGGAAAGTGGCTCCAGGGCGGCGAACTCCTCATGACCATCGGCCTGTTGCTGCCGCGGGAGCCGGCCGCCTGCCGGGCGTACGTGCGGGACGTGGCCGAGGGCGGGGCGGCCTGTCTGGCGCTCGGTCTGGGGCAGGGGCTGCCGTACCAGGAGGCGCCGGAGCCGCTGGTGACCGCGGCCGGGGAGGCCGGGCTGCCGCTGCTGACGGTGCCGGACGGGGTGCCGTTCATCGCCGTCACCAAGGCGGTCTTCGAGGCCCGGGCCGAGGAGCAGCGTGAACGGCTCCAGCGGGCGTTCGCGACCCAGCGGCGGCTGACGGCCGCGGCGACCGGCGACGGGCTGCGGCCGATGCTGGCGGAGTGGACGGCCGCCACCGGGGTCGGCGCGGCGGTGTTCGACCCGCTGGGGCGGCTGCTCGCGGCGGGTGAGCGGGCGCAGCGGACGCCGCCGGCACCGGCCCGGGACCTGATCGAACGGGTCGCCGCGCGCGGACTGCGCGGCAGCGCGTCCAGCACGGCCGCCGGGCAGCAGCTGGAGGTGCAGCCGCTGGGGGCGCGCCGGCTGCGGGGGCTGCTGCTGCTCACCGGCCGCCCGGACGACGCCGCCCGTTCGGTCGTGCCCGGACTGGTCTCGCTGCTCTCCTTGGAGCTGGAGCGGCGTCACCTGCGCGATGAGCCGGAGCGCCGCCGCAGGTCGGCACTGCTGTCCGAGCTGCTGGCGGCGGAGGACCCGGCCGCCGGGCGGGCCCGGGACATGCTGCGGTCGGTGGGGCTGACGGCCGAGCGGGTGCGGGGCGTCGTGGTGGCGGCGGGGGGTGGCGCGGGCGATCGTGGGGCCTCCGCCGCGCCGGGGGCCGGGGCCGGGGCTCCGGACGGCGCCGCGCAGGAGATGGCCGCCGATCTGGCGCTGGCGATGCCCGGTGGCCTGGTCAGGGTGGTGGACGGGGCGCCGGGCACGGTCATCGAGGCGGTGGTCGGCGAGGATCTGGACATCCGCGATGTGCTCGCCCGCTTCGCCCCGGGCTGCCCGGCCGGTATCGGCCCGGCCACCGCCCCCGAAGCGGTACGGGTGTCCGTGCGCCAGGCGACCGGGCTGCTCGCCGTCAGCCGGTCGAGCGGCGAGCCCGCGGAGGCCCGGCAGAGCCAGGCCAGCCGGCTGCTGCTCGACCTGGGCGACCGCCGTACGCTGCACGGCTACGCCGACACCGTGCTCGGCCCGCTCGATCTCGCGGACAACGGCGAGGAGTTGACCGCCACCCTCGCTGCCTGGCTGGAGACCGGCGGCGCCTGGGATGCCACCAGCCGGCGCCTCGGCGTCCACCGGCACACCGTCCGCAACCGCCTCGACAAGGCCATGGACCTCACCGGCCGCCGCCTCGACGACCCCGACGACCGTTTCGACCTCTGGCTGGCCACCCGCATCCGCCGCGGCGACACCGCCACCGGCACCGACGGCCGGCCGGCCGCACCGCCGCCAGGACGGTGA
- a CDS encoding DUF1707 and FHA domain-containing protein: MTSLEFPARPARPSDADRERALDLLRDGAAQGRLSQDTFLRRLELVLTAQQQSELDLVTADLASHGAVQGVVLRMVGRVSAFHLRVRRAWRTERLPKLLLPEPGPLPLLIGRAPGSGLRLNHETVSRAHAELRSAGKGWLLRDLGSTNGTCVNGRRVVGEVPVGPGDHIRFGQVDYVLTER, encoded by the coding sequence ATGACTTCGCTCGAGTTCCCTGCACGTCCGGCGCGGCCGTCGGACGCCGACCGGGAACGTGCCCTCGATCTGCTGCGTGACGGCGCGGCGCAGGGACGGTTGTCCCAGGACACCTTCCTGCGGCGCCTGGAACTCGTCCTGACCGCTCAACAGCAGTCCGAACTCGACCTGGTCACCGCTGACTTGGCGAGCCATGGCGCAGTCCAGGGCGTGGTGCTGCGGATGGTGGGACGGGTGTCCGCCTTCCACCTCCGGGTGCGCCGCGCCTGGCGTACGGAGCGGCTGCCGAAGCTGCTGCTGCCCGAGCCGGGCCCGCTCCCGCTGCTCATAGGGCGGGCTCCCGGTTCCGGTCTGCGTCTCAACCACGAGACGGTCTCCCGTGCGCACGCCGAACTCCGCAGCGCCGGCAAGGGCTGGCTGCTGCGCGACCTCGGCTCCACCAACGGCACCTGCGTCAACGGCCGCCGGGTGGTGGGCGAGGTGCCGGTCGGCCCCGGGGACCACATCAGGTTCGGCCAGGTGGATTACGTCCTGACGGAGCGCTGA
- a CDS encoding LysR family transcriptional regulator, which yields MSLRQMEYLVAVVEQESFTRAAEALHVTQSALSHQIKALERTVGGPLLERMPRGVRLTAMGRAYFPHAQLAVRSARQARRAALAAGGAESGELHIATVHAQAVGVLPEVCARWARARPGVRLVLHEYATTEELDDQMARGVADLALGPRPKDWPGPVTVVGQERMVLVVPHGDPLAARESVRLAELADRPWVRCSLEPVVDGRRWLDRECERAGFTPRTAVRTQHSSTAVRMASAGVGVLLTAAHELRGLDCAVVPTDPPWHRDITVFSRVEPTGAAAEFTELLRTVGCGEGQPDATN from the coding sequence ATGAGTCTGCGGCAGATGGAGTACCTCGTCGCGGTCGTGGAGCAGGAGTCCTTCACCCGCGCCGCCGAGGCGCTGCATGTCACCCAGTCCGCGCTGTCGCACCAGATCAAGGCGCTGGAGCGGACGGTCGGCGGCCCGCTGCTGGAGCGGATGCCGCGCGGGGTACGGCTGACCGCGATGGGCCGGGCCTACTTCCCGCACGCCCAGCTCGCCGTCCGCAGCGCCCGGCAGGCCCGCCGCGCCGCCCTCGCGGCGGGCGGTGCGGAAAGCGGCGAACTGCATATCGCGACGGTGCACGCCCAGGCGGTCGGCGTGCTCCCGGAGGTCTGTGCCCGCTGGGCCCGCGCCCGTCCGGGCGTCCGTCTGGTGCTCCATGAGTACGCCACCACCGAGGAGTTGGACGATCAGATGGCCCGCGGTGTCGCGGATCTGGCGCTCGGGCCGCGCCCCAAGGACTGGCCGGGACCGGTCACCGTCGTGGGCCAGGAGCGGATGGTGCTGGTCGTCCCGCACGGTGACCCGCTCGCCGCCCGGGAGTCGGTCCGCCTCGCAGAGCTGGCGGACCGCCCGTGGGTGCGGTGCAGCCTGGAGCCGGTCGTCGACGGGCGGCGCTGGCTGGACCGGGAGTGTGAACGGGCCGGCTTCACCCCGCGGACCGCCGTCCGCACCCAGCACAGCTCCACGGCCGTCCGGATGGCCTCGGCGGGCGTCGGCGTGCTGCTGACCGCCGCCCATGAACTCCGCGGCCTCGACTGTGCGGTCGTGCCCACCGACCCGCCCTGGCACCGCGACATCACCGTCTTCTCCCGGGTCGAACCGACCGGCGCGGCCGCGGAGTTCACGGAGCTGCTGCGCACGGTGGGCTGCGGGGAGGGGCAGCCGGACGCGACGAACTGA